A stretch of the Pseudomonas sp. ACM7 genome encodes the following:
- the metG gene encoding methionine--tRNA ligase: MSEPRKILVTSALPYANGSIHLGHMLEYIQTDMWVRFQKHRGNQCIYVCADDAHGSAIMLRAEKEGITPEQLIANVQAEHSADFAEFLVDFDNFHSTHAEENRELSSQIYLKLRDAGHIAQRSITQYFDPEKKMFLADRFIKGTCPKCGTEDQYGDNCEKCGATYAPTDLKDPKSAISGATPVLKDSQHFFFKLPDFQEMLQAWTRSGTLQEAVANKIAEWLDAGLQQWDISRDAPYFGFEIPDEPGKYFYVWLDAPIGYMASFKNLCDRTPTLDFDAFWGKDSTAELYHFIGKDIVNFHALFWPAMLEGAGFRKPTGINVHGYLTVNGQKMSKSRGTFIKARTYLDHLSPEYLRYYYAAKLSRGVDDLDLNLEDFVQKVNSDLVGKVVNIASRCAGFIHKGNAGVLVAGNAAPELTEAFLAAAPSIAEAYEARDFARAMREIMGLADRANAWIADKAPWSLNKQEGKQDEVQAICALGVNLFRQLVIFLKPVLPLLAADAEAFLNVAPLTWNDHATLLSNHQLNEFKPLMTRIDPVKVQAMSDASKEDLTASATDTGDAAPAGNGELAKDPLSPEIEFDAFAAVDLRVALILKAEHVEGADKLLRLTLDIGDEQRNVFSGIKSAYPDPSKLNGRLTMMIANLKPRKMKFGISEGMVMAAGPGGEEIYLLSPDSGAKPGQRIK; encoded by the coding sequence ATGTCCGAGCCACGCAAGATCCTCGTCACCAGCGCCCTGCCCTATGCCAATGGTTCGATCCATCTTGGCCACATGCTGGAATACATCCAGACCGATATGTGGGTGCGCTTCCAGAAGCACCGCGGCAATCAATGCATTTATGTCTGCGCCGACGACGCCCACGGTTCGGCCATCATGCTGCGCGCGGAAAAGGAAGGCATCACCCCGGAACAACTGATCGCCAACGTCCAGGCTGAACACAGCGCCGACTTTGCCGAGTTCCTGGTGGACTTCGACAACTTCCACTCCACTCACGCCGAAGAAAACCGTGAGCTGTCGAGCCAGATCTACCTGAAGCTGCGCGACGCCGGGCACATCGCCCAGCGTTCGATCACTCAGTACTTCGACCCGGAAAAGAAAATGTTCCTGGCCGACCGCTTCATCAAGGGCACCTGCCCGAAATGCGGCACTGAAGACCAGTACGGCGACAACTGCGAAAAATGCGGTGCGACCTACGCGCCGACCGACCTGAAGGATCCGAAGTCGGCGATCTCTGGCGCCACCCCGGTGCTCAAGGATTCCCAGCACTTCTTCTTCAAGCTGCCGGACTTCCAGGAAATGCTGCAAGCCTGGACCCGCAGCGGCACCCTGCAAGAAGCCGTGGCGAACAAAATCGCCGAATGGCTGGACGCCGGCCTGCAACAGTGGGACATCTCCCGCGATGCGCCGTACTTCGGTTTCGAAATCCCGGACGAGCCAGGCAAATACTTCTATGTATGGCTGGACGCGCCGATCGGCTACATGGCCAGCTTCAAGAACCTCTGCGACCGCACGCCTACACTTGATTTCGACGCGTTCTGGGGCAAGGACTCCACCGCTGAGCTGTACCATTTCATCGGCAAGGACATCGTCAACTTCCACGCCCTGTTCTGGCCAGCCATGCTCGAAGGCGCCGGTTTCCGTAAACCGACCGGCATCAACGTACACGGCTACCTGACCGTCAACGGTCAGAAAATGTCCAAATCCCGCGGCACCTTCATCAAGGCCCGGACCTATCTGGACCATCTGTCGCCGGAATACCTGCGCTACTACTACGCGGCGAAGCTGAGCCGTGGCGTCGACGACCTCGACCTGAACCTCGAAGACTTCGTGCAGAAGGTCAACTCCGACCTGGTCGGCAAAGTCGTCAACATCGCCAGCCGTTGCGCCGGTTTCATCCACAAAGGCAACGCCGGTGTACTGGTGGCGGGCAATGCCGCGCCGGAACTGACCGAAGCGTTCCTCGCCGCAGCGCCGAGCATCGCCGAAGCCTACGAGGCGCGCGACTTCGCCCGTGCCATGCGCGAGATCATGGGCCTGGCCGACCGCGCCAACGCCTGGATCGCCGACAAGGCGCCGTGGTCGCTGAACAAACAGGAAGGCAAGCAAGACGAAGTCCAGGCCATCTGCGCCTTGGGCGTCAACCTGTTCCGCCAGTTGGTGATCTTCCTCAAACCGGTGCTGCCGCTGCTGGCCGCCGACGCCGAGGCGTTCCTGAACGTCGCGCCGCTGACCTGGAACGACCACGCTACTTTGCTCAGCAACCATCAGCTGAACGAGTTCAAACCGTTGATGACCCGTATCGACCCGGTAAAAGTGCAAGCCATGAGCGACGCCTCGAAAGAAGACCTGACCGCCAGCGCTACCGACACCGGCGACGCTGCACCTGCCGGCAATGGCGAACTGGCCAAGGATCCGCTGTCACCGGAAATCGAGTTCGATGCCTTTGCCGCTGTCGACCTGCGCGTCGCCCTGATTCTCAAGGCCGAACACGTGGAAGGTGCCGACAAACTGCTGCGCCTGACCCTGGACATCGGTGACGAGCAACGCAACGTGTTCTCCGGGATCAAGAGCGCTTATCCGGACCCGTCCAAGCTCAATGGTCGTCTGACCATGATGATCGCCAACCTCAAGCCACGGAAAATGAAGTTCGGTATCTCCGAAGGCATGGTGATGGCGGCCGGCCCTGGCGGTGAAGAAATCTACCTGCTCAGCCCTGACAGCGGCGCCAAGCCAGGTCAGCGCATCAAGTAA
- a CDS encoding HugZ family protein, translating into MSVEAAKNARELLLKEYRGVLSTHSKAMPGFPFGSVVPYCLDEQGWPLILISRIAQHTHNLQKDPKCSLFVGERGAEDVQAVGRLTYLAEAEKLKDEAAIEAAAERYYRYFPDSQSYHKAHDFDFWVLKPVRHRYIGGFGAIHWVDQLTLANPFAGKAEASMVEHMNADHAKAIAHYVELAGLPKTEPAQLAGIDTEGMHLRIGQGLYWLPFQAPCNTPTQVREALVFLAHAEHWPKNEVADA; encoded by the coding sequence TTGAGCGTTGAAGCGGCCAAGAATGCCCGAGAATTGCTTCTCAAGGAATACCGTGGAGTGCTCTCGACGCACTCCAAGGCGATGCCCGGTTTCCCGTTTGGCTCCGTGGTTCCGTACTGTCTGGACGAACAGGGCTGGCCGCTGATCCTTATCAGCCGTATCGCCCAGCACACCCACAACCTGCAGAAAGATCCAAAATGCTCACTGTTTGTGGGCGAGCGCGGGGCTGAAGATGTGCAAGCCGTTGGTCGCCTGACCTACCTCGCCGAAGCAGAAAAGCTCAAGGACGAGGCCGCCATCGAAGCGGCGGCTGAGCGTTACTACCGCTATTTCCCGGATTCGCAGAGCTACCACAAGGCCCACGATTTCGATTTCTGGGTGCTCAAACCGGTACGTCACCGTTACATCGGCGGCTTCGGCGCGATTCACTGGGTCGATCAGTTAACGCTGGCCAACCCGTTCGCCGGAAAAGCCGAAGCGAGCATGGTCGAGCACATGAATGCCGATCACGCCAAAGCCATCGCCCACTACGTCGAACTGGCGGGCCTGCCGAAAACCGAGCCGGCGCAACTGGCGGGTATCGACACCGAAGGCATGCACCTGCGCATTGGTCAGGGGCTCTATTGGTTGCCGTTTCAAGCGCCGTGTAATACGCCGACACAAGTGCGCGAAGCCTTGGTTTTCCTGGCTCACGCCGAACATTGGCCTAAAAATGAAGTGGCCGACGCTTGA
- a CDS encoding FxsA family protein, giving the protein MRPFLLLFVLFPVLDLFVFVKVSGAIGFFPALLLVILGSMLGVFVLRIAGLATALRARESLNRGELPAQTMLEGLMLALAGGLLILPGFVTDALGLIMLLPFSRRLLANKMRQRAEEAAIRQRAFADDLQPRGGGPATREPLGREPNVIEGEFEHRDTK; this is encoded by the coding sequence ATGCGCCCTTTTTTATTGCTCTTTGTACTGTTTCCGGTGTTGGATCTGTTCGTATTCGTCAAGGTCAGCGGGGCGATCGGGTTTTTCCCGGCCCTGCTGCTGGTCATTCTCGGCTCGATGCTCGGCGTGTTCGTGCTGCGTATCGCTGGTCTGGCAACCGCATTGCGTGCTCGTGAAAGCCTGAACCGCGGCGAGTTGCCGGCCCAGACCATGCTCGAAGGTTTGATGCTGGCGCTGGCGGGTGGTCTGTTGATCCTGCCGGGCTTCGTCACTGACGCGCTGGGTCTGATCATGTTGCTGCCGTTCTCTCGTCGACTGTTGGCCAATAAAATGCGCCAGCGTGCCGAAGAGGCGGCAATCCGTCAGCGTGCGTTCGCCGACGACCTTCAGCCACGTGGCGGCGGCCCTGCGACCCGCGAGCCGCTGGGCCGAGAGCCCAACGTGATCGAAGGCGAATTCGAACACCGCGATACCAAGTAA
- a CDS encoding SDR family oxidoreductase: protein MQLTDKVIIITGGCQGLGRSMAEYFAGKGAKLALVDLNQEKLDDTVAACKDKGVEARAYLCNVANEEQVTHMVAQVAEDFGAIHGLINNAGILRDGLLIKVKDGEMTKMSLAQWQTVIDVNLTGVFLCTREVAAKMIELNNSGAIINISSISRAGNAGQTNYSAAKAGVAAATVTWAKELARYGIRVAAIAPGFIETEMTLSMKPEALEKITSAIPLKRMGKPEEIAHSAAYIFENDYYTGRIMELDGGLRI, encoded by the coding sequence ATGCAACTCACTGACAAAGTAATCATTATCACGGGCGGTTGCCAGGGTTTAGGCCGTTCCATGGCCGAGTATTTCGCCGGTAAAGGCGCAAAGCTGGCGCTGGTGGACTTGAACCAGGAAAAGCTCGACGACACCGTCGCCGCTTGCAAAGATAAAGGCGTCGAGGCTCGCGCTTATCTGTGCAATGTCGCCAATGAAGAGCAAGTGACCCATATGGTCGCCCAGGTTGCCGAGGACTTCGGCGCGATCCATGGCCTGATCAACAACGCCGGGATCCTGCGCGATGGCCTGCTCATCAAGGTCAAGGACGGCGAGATGACCAAGATGAGCCTGGCCCAGTGGCAGACGGTCATCGACGTCAATCTGACCGGCGTATTCCTGTGCACCCGTGAAGTCGCGGCCAAAATGATCGAGCTGAACAACAGCGGCGCGATCATTAATATCTCGTCGATCTCCCGTGCTGGCAACGCCGGCCAGACCAACTACTCCGCCGCTAAGGCCGGTGTCGCCGCGGCGACCGTGACCTGGGCGAAGGAATTGGCACGCTACGGTATTCGTGTGGCAGCCATTGCCCCGGGCTTTATCGAAACCGAAATGACGCTGAGCATGAAACCTGAGGCGCTGGAGAAGATAACGTCCGCGATTCCGCTCAAGCGCATGGGCAAGCCTGAAGAGATCGCCCATTCGGCGGCGTACATTTTCGAGAACGACTACTACACCGGTCGGATTATGGAGTTGGATGGCGGGTTGCGGATCTAA
- the apbC gene encoding iron-sulfur cluster carrier protein ApbC — translation MSAVNRAAVEAVLRQYTDPYLNQDPVSAGCVRGIDIQGDRVSVQLELGYAAGLFKSGWAQLLQMAIEGLDGVTIARVEITSVIAAHKAQAQIPGLANVKNVVAVASGKGGVGKSTTAANLALALAREGAKVGILDADIYGPSQGIMFGIPEGTRPKVKDQKWFIPIESHGVEVMSMAFLTDDNTPMVWRGPMVSGALLQLVTQTAWGDLDYLVIDMPPGTGDIQLTLAQKVPVAGAVIVTTPQDLALLDARKGVEMFRKVNIPVLGVVENMAVHICSNCGHAEHLFGEGGGVKLANQYGVELLASLPLAMAIREQADGGKPTVIAEPDSPIAMVYQELARHVGARIVLQEAVSPAMPNITISDD, via the coding sequence ATGAGCGCCGTCAATCGCGCAGCGGTGGAAGCCGTCCTTCGCCAATACACCGACCCTTATCTGAACCAGGACCCGGTCAGCGCCGGGTGCGTACGCGGCATCGACATTCAGGGTGATCGCGTCAGCGTCCAGCTGGAGCTGGGTTACGCCGCCGGCCTGTTCAAGAGTGGCTGGGCGCAGTTGCTGCAAATGGCCATTGAAGGGCTGGACGGCGTGACCATCGCGCGCGTCGAGATCACCAGTGTCATTGCCGCGCACAAGGCTCAAGCGCAGATCCCGGGTCTGGCCAACGTCAAGAACGTGGTGGCCGTGGCGTCCGGCAAGGGCGGTGTGGGCAAATCGACCACCGCCGCCAACCTGGCCCTGGCCCTGGCCCGCGAAGGCGCCAAGGTCGGGATTCTCGACGCGGACATTTACGGACCGAGCCAAGGCATCATGTTCGGCATCCCTGAAGGCACCCGACCCAAGGTCAAGGATCAGAAGTGGTTTATTCCGATCGAGTCCCACGGTGTCGAAGTCATGTCCATGGCGTTCCTGACCGACGACAACACGCCGATGGTCTGGCGCGGGCCGATGGTTTCCGGCGCCTTGTTGCAACTCGTCACTCAGACAGCCTGGGGCGATCTGGATTACCTGGTCATCGACATGCCACCAGGCACCGGCGACATCCAGCTGACTCTGGCGCAGAAAGTCCCGGTGGCCGGCGCGGTGATCGTTACAACGCCGCAAGATCTGGCATTGCTGGACGCACGCAAGGGCGTGGAGATGTTCCGCAAGGTCAACATTCCGGTGCTGGGCGTGGTGGAAAACATGGCCGTGCACATCTGCTCCAACTGCGGGCATGCCGAGCATCTGTTCGGTGAGGGTGGTGGTGTGAAGCTGGCCAACCAGTACGGCGTCGAGCTGCTGGCGTCGTTGCCGCTGGCGATGGCCATCCGCGAACAGGCCGACGGCGGCAAGCCAACGGTGATCGCCGAGCCTGACAGCCCGATTGCGATGGTTTACCAGGAACTGGCCCGCCATGTCGGCGCGCGGATCGTGTTGCAGGAAGCGGTATCGCCTGCGATGCCGAACATCACCATCAGCGACGATTAA
- the groL gene encoding chaperonin GroEL (60 kDa chaperone family; promotes refolding of misfolded polypeptides especially under stressful conditions; forms two stacked rings of heptamers to form a barrel-shaped 14mer; ends can be capped by GroES; misfolded proteins enter the barrel where they are refolded when GroES binds) → MAAKEVKFGDSARKKMLAGVNVLADAVKATLGPKGRNVIIEKSFGAPTITKDGVSVAKEIELKDRFENMGAQLVKDVASRANDDAGDGTTTATVLAQSIVNEGLKAVAAGMNPMDLKRGIDKATIAIVKELKALSKPCADTKAIAQVGTISANSDNSIGDIIAEAMEKVGKEGVITVEEGSGLENELSVVEGMQFDRGYLSPYFVNKPETMTAELDGPLILLVDKKISNIRELLPVLEAVAKAGRPLLIVSEDVEGEALATLVVNNMRGIVKVVAVKAPGFGDRRKAMLQDIAVLTGGTVISEEIGLSLESATLEHLGNAKRVAVTKENTTVIDGAGVEADIQARVLQIRQQVADTSSDYDREKLQERLAKLSGGVAVIKVGAGSEVEMKEKKARVEDALHATRAAVEEGVVPGGGVALIRALQAISELKGDNADQNVGIAVLRRAIESPLRQIVANSGDEPSVVVDKVKQGSGNFGYNAATGEYGDMIEMGILDPTKVTRSALQAAASIGGLMLTTEAMIADAPDDKPAGGGMPDMGGMGGMGGMM, encoded by the coding sequence ATGGCTGCTAAAGAAGTTAAATTCGGCGATTCCGCCCGCAAGAAAATGCTCGCCGGTGTCAACGTCCTGGCTGACGCAGTAAAAGCGACCCTGGGCCCTAAAGGCCGTAACGTGATCATCGAGAAGAGCTTCGGCGCTCCGACCATCACCAAGGACGGCGTGTCCGTTGCCAAAGAAATCGAGCTGAAAGATCGCTTCGAAAACATGGGCGCGCAGCTGGTCAAAGACGTTGCCTCCCGTGCCAACGATGACGCAGGCGACGGCACCACCACCGCTACCGTTCTGGCTCAATCGATCGTCAACGAAGGCCTGAAAGCCGTCGCTGCCGGCATGAACCCGATGGACCTGAAGCGCGGTATCGACAAAGCGACCATCGCAATCGTCAAAGAGCTGAAAGCCCTGTCCAAGCCTTGCGCTGACACCAAGGCAATCGCTCAGGTCGGCACCATCTCGGCCAACTCCGACAACTCCATCGGCGACATCATTGCCGAAGCCATGGAAAAAGTCGGTAAAGAAGGCGTGATCACCGTTGAAGAAGGCTCGGGCCTGGAAAACGAACTGTCGGTTGTTGAAGGCATGCAGTTCGACCGTGGCTACCTGTCCCCGTACTTCGTCAACAAGCCAGAGACCATGACTGCCGAGCTCGACGGTCCGCTGATCCTGCTGGTCGACAAGAAAATCTCGAACATCCGTGAACTGCTGCCAGTACTGGAAGCCGTTGCCAAAGCAGGTCGTCCGCTGCTGATCGTGAGCGAAGACGTTGAAGGCGAAGCCCTGGCGACTCTGGTTGTGAACAACATGCGCGGTATCGTCAAAGTGGTTGCCGTCAAGGCTCCTGGCTTTGGTGACCGTCGCAAGGCCATGCTGCAGGACATCGCTGTCCTGACCGGCGGTACCGTTATCTCCGAAGAGATCGGTCTGAGCCTGGAAAGCGCTACCCTGGAACACCTGGGTAATGCCAAGCGCGTAGCCGTAACCAAGGAAAACACCACCGTCATCGACGGCGCCGGCGTTGAAGCTGATATCCAGGCTCGCGTTCTGCAAATCCGTCAGCAAGTGGCCGACACTTCGTCCGACTACGACCGTGAAAAACTGCAAGAGCGTCTGGCCAAGCTGTCCGGCGGCGTTGCAGTGATCAAGGTTGGCGCTGGTTCCGAAGTTGAAATGAAAGAGAAGAAAGCCCGCGTTGAAGACGCCCTGCACGCTACCCGTGCAGCCGTTGAAGAAGGCGTGGTACCTGGCGGTGGCGTAGCGCTGATTCGCGCTCTGCAAGCCATCAGCGAACTGAAAGGCGACAACGCTGATCAGAACGTCGGTATTGCTGTACTGCGTCGCGCTATCGAATCGCCACTGCGTCAGATCGTTGCCAACTCCGGCGACGAGCCAAGCGTAGTAGTCGACAAGGTCAAGCAAGGTTCGGGTAACTTCGGTTACAACGCTGCTACCGGCGAATACGGCGACATGATTGAAATGGGCATCCTCGACCCTACCAAAGTGACTCGTTCTGCTCTGCAGGCTGCGGCGTCCATTGGTGGCTTGATGCTGACCACCGAAGCCATGATCGCTGATGCTCCGGACGACAAACCAGCTGGCGGCGGCATGCCAGACATGGGCGGTATGGGCGGTATGGGCGGCATGATGTAA
- a CDS encoding co-chaperone GroES — translation MKLRPLHDRVVVRRSEEEKKTAGGIVLPGSAAEKPNQGEVLAVGPGKVLDNGEVRALSVKVGDKVVFGPYSGSNTVKVDGEDLLVIGESEILAVVEG, via the coding sequence ATGAAGCTTCGTCCTCTGCATGACCGCGTCGTCGTCCGTCGCAGCGAAGAAGAAAAGAAAACCGCTGGCGGCATCGTCCTGCCAGGTTCGGCTGCTGAAAAGCCAAACCAGGGTGAAGTCCTCGCTGTAGGCCCAGGCAAAGTGCTGGACAACGGTGAAGTGCGTGCACTGTCCGTGAAAGTGGGTGACAAGGTTGTGTTCGGCCCTTACTCCGGCAGCAACACCGTGAAAGTCGACGGCGAAGACCTGCTGGTAATTGGCGAGAGCGAAATCCTCGCCGTTGTCGAAGGCTGA